ttaaagaaattatttTCAGGATTTGGAGTCCCGAAAGCCCTTATAAGTGACCGAGGCACACATTTTGCCAATGACCAATTGGAAAAGGTGTTAAAGAAATATGGGGTCACCCATAAGTTTTCCACATCgtaccatccacaaactagtggACAAACCGAAGTGACAAATCGAGCTTTAAAGCGAATTTTGGAGAAATCGGTGGGGAGCAACCGCAAGGAATGGTCagataagctagatgatgcaataTGGGCTTTTCGAacagctttcaaaacacctattggtactacaccatataggttagtttatggaaagcaatgccATTTACCGGTGGAGCTAGAGCATAAGGCATTTTGGGCTTTAAAGAGGTGTAACTTCAACATGGAGGAACTAAAGAGCAACCGGTTGatgcaaatgaatgctcttgagGAGCTGAGGAATGATGCATACTCTAGTTCATGGCTTTATAAAGAGAAGACCAAGATGTGGCATGACAAAAGGATTAAAGAAAAAGAATTTCATGAAGGCAAAAAAGTGTTTCTTTTTAATTCAAGACTAAAGCTTTTCTCGGGAAAACTCAAGTCAAGATGGGACGGTCCTTTTCTGGTGAAGACGGTGTTTCCACATGGTGCTATAGAGTTGTTGTCAAGAGATGGAACACCTTTCAAGGTCAATGGCCATAGGGTCAAAAAGTATGAAGAAAGAGTCCCCCGGAATGAAGGAATGGAAGAGTTGTTGTTGCTGGAAGGGACTGCAACCACGTAAAAGGGgaggagtccagctaatgactccttaaaaagaagcgcttctcgggaggcaacccgagtctcaagtttgcattttattttatttttatcttttttcatTCGTCTTCTTCTGAGAATAtaattgcttgagggcaagcaatgcCTAGAGTGTGGGGTGGGTggcttaaaaaatgaaaaaatacagtAAATTTTCGAAACATTAAATTTTTTTACAAACTGCAAGgattactcgccgagtaggatcgtatactcggcgagtacctgccCGAGTAACCCAACGAAACGCGTAAAAGCATTGCTACTCGGTGAGTAGAAcctttctactcggcgagtagccaactTACACGGATGATATATAAATCTGTAAAAAGAGGGTTTTCACCCATTTAACCCCCATACTCGCCGTGCACAGCCTGTTCTCAAGAACCCCTGCGATTTCTTGCGATTTCGTCAATTCTCTTTGATTTTCCACTTAGTCTTCATCATTCAAAGAAAAAGGTAACATCTTTACACTTTAAACTCAtcaaaggttcaaactttatcaTAGATTTTCCCCGATTTTGCTTGATTTCGGATTTGGGGGTTTcctcaaattctagggttttaatTTAGCCATGAATTAGGTAATGTAAGGAGGAATTTCTTTTGGATTTATGGTTAGATAACTCATTACAACAAACCCCTGTGAAGAATTTGGAGTTTTGGATAGTCTATATATGACCGGAACAAAACTGTTCccgctgttcatcctactcgccgagtaggtcgtgtactcggcgagtagatgacCATTCAGACCTGATTTATTCGTTTTTAATTACTGGATActatttgtttgtgtgtttttgatgtttttgtgcAGGTATCATGGCCAGAAGGGGACAATCTTCTCGTGGGGGGAGCCAAAGTGATATCCCGTGGCTTTCATTTCGACAAATTACTTCCAAATCGTCACAAGCAAGGGCTAAAAACAGATTGGAAGCACTCAAACAGAAAGAAATCCATTTGCCCAACGCAGTTGACTGGGACTGGTTGGGAAAGGTGGGTTTGGAGGAGGAGATCACGCCTTACTTGGTGAAGGAGTGCAGTTTGGGGTAtaccaccatcacatgtgatggttggTTACAATTATTCAAGATTCAAGAACCTGTATATGCCGAGTTGTGTTGGGAATTTTTCGCTACCATCTCATTCCGAGGTGGTAGTGAGTATTACAACCCCAAcacaatttctttttctttgggcGGGGAGCTGCGACAATGCAGCATTGCTGAGTTTTCTTGGAGGCTAGGAATTTATGACCAGAGCACGATGATGTCTGAAGACTTTGAAGCCTTTTTGGAGAACTACCATAAGGAACTTCCCGAGGCAGTGGTGGCCTCTACATGGTGGAACACGATTGCTAACCGGGTGTATATTCCTTCCACCGCCCAGGAGGGCCACATTCGCTCGCCAATCCATCGCCTCATCCACCGCTTCATGGCTAGCACCATCAACATGCGAAAGGATTGGGACAAGGTCCCAACCTTTGATATCTTCTATCTGTGGAGTATTATTACTCCCGATGCTTTCTGCAATCTCCCCTATTGCATTGCTAATTTCCTTGCTGAAGGGGCGGTAAAGGAAAAAGTCAACTCAAAAATCAATGGAGGCATGTTTGTTACTCGGCTGGCCAAGTCGTTTGGGGTTCTAGATTTGCAACAAGCTCGGGCACTCACGGTTATCCACCCTCCACCATTCAACACTGCACTATATAGGAGGGCACAGATAGTTGAGAAGTTTGGCGATTCATTCTCCATTCCACATGAAGACGAGCCGGCAATCCCCGATGAGCCGGGAAGGCGGGTCCGACAACGTAGTGAGCAGGTACGAGAAGAACCACCGGTTATCCCGGTGGAAGAGGACAATGATGGATGGAACCAATTGGAGTACTGACGCTACTTGGATGACATTGTACGAGGGGTGAATTATAATAATCAATCTTTTGAATACCTCTTCCAATAGATGAACATTGCCCCAAGACCCGGACCCGGCTATCCATACATTATGAGTTGGGACGAGAGAATGAGGAGAAGAGATGGAGCAGGAGGAAGTGGCGCGGGAGGAGCCGAcatgtgtgacaaccctatattttccaaaagcagtgtaaTGCTCAagagtcaaatacaacgaaattgACCTAAAAAATAAAAGCGTTTAattatctaagttgggatgcatcaaatattagataccgtgccaagatttccaaaaaacgtaaagaacgctcaaaaccgggttatattgaagaagttataaccactcgtatatttacgataTGCCGTTAAAAcgttatttaacgtaaaaagtgaaatctcaataaaatgcattttagccttaagtatctaaacaaaagtcgtagatctcgttaaaaggtgagcgtgcataaaaagatcgcccaaattggacttcgtatgaagaagttacgaatttcctaagtttcgtaacagtagtagagggctaaaaactcaaattgaagattgagtgttatttagctatcgccacctaaacggaagttgaagatctccacaatagtaataaaacgataaaaagacaaacgaaaaccgacgtcgaataaagaacctatgaatttttaacggactttagtagTCCTGGCCTATTAACgaaatatcattaaaaataaagtcaaaactagccgacggagtctaaatgaaagttgtagagcataatctcacctacgcgtggatataaagaacgcgaaaaacggagcccgtacgcgaaagttacggaatttagaagacggaagccagaattacgccccgcgtactagacccagagtcgagtcccatcggctgcacctctacgcttagctagaccggagtcgtaagccatgacgcatttcTACGGCCCGCGTAAccaaggtacgccccgcgtactgcgtacgcccaacgtacttcggaggtacgccccgcgtacgaggagtttccagcctataaatagaaggtttgagcctcgagtttttgcacaccttctcaaatcctcagtcacTCTACCATACTTCTAAGCTCCAGAGATCAACCCGATGCCCTCGGTTTCCGCAGTCGAGCCTCCGACGAAAGACCTatgctgcagagatccccgaagagccgaagacgcaactttccgcggtcgaaactctgctcaactctagcctctctctcttcaaaccaaacaagtgagttcatacccctacttttcaattcttttcatgttttaggggggaaatacaag
The genomic region above belongs to Lactuca sativa cultivar Salinas chromosome 4, Lsat_Salinas_v11, whole genome shotgun sequence and contains:
- the LOC128133393 gene encoding uncharacterized protein LOC128133393, coding for MENVAADQLPRLENLQLQEDKVGDDFPDEYIMVTVGEEPWFTDIANYLATKYIPKDFSSQQKKKFFSELKYSFGTSHTSSRAVRMESYEDAYSGRKAAQFVKECDSCQRVGNISSRNEMPQHSIQVCEVFDVWGIDFMGPFPMSKGNKYILVAVDYVSKWAEAQALPTNDGRVMVRFLKKLFSGFGVPKALISDRGTHFANDQLEKVLKKYGVTHKFSTSYHPQTSGQTEVTNRALKRILEKSVGSNRKEWLVYGKQCHLPVELEHKAFWALKRCNFNMEELKSNRLMQMNALEELRNDAYSSSWLYKEKTKMWHDKRIKEKEFHEGKKVFLFNSRLKLFSGKLKSRWDGPFLVKTVFPHGAIELLSRDGTPFKVNGHRVKKYEERVPRNEGMEELLLLEGTATT